ACGGGCCCAGCCATACGATTCATGGCTCAAAAGTTTGACCATAGCCCGATAGAGCTCTCCATCGAGTCTGGGCCCATCACCTTTAGTAATCAGTCCCCGGTTAAGGAGTCCTGCAACGGCGGCTCCTGACGATTTGATTTGCCTCTAGCCAGTTCTAGGACAGTCGAGGCCATGGCAACCACTACAGAGTATCCGGCCTCGCCCCCTTGGCTTCATAGGATCCATGGCCCAGCTCAATACCTGAGAACTGTGGCCTTAGGCGTCGTCATCAGATTGCAGCTTGGGATTGGCTGGCACAGGTGGTGGCACCGAAGCCGATGACGCCGCCGAGGCAGATGGGTCAGGCTTAGCCGCTTGGGGAATACCTGCCAAAGCCTCAATTAATTCAGGGGGAAGCGGATCTGAGGGATCATCCTGGACCTTGACGGTGTCCGCGGGCGCCGCCGCCGCCGAACGCCACGCCAGCAGCAGCCGGGGACCGGTGAACTATCCTCCCCTAGCATTGCAGCATCAGGCCAGTCAACCGATTTCGATCCCTCGTCACCCTTGGACAGATGAGACCCTTGGTCCGCTAAGTCTGGGGGCCCATCGTCATCTCCGGAGGAAGCCGCGGGCGACGTCAAGTCGTGGCCTTCCTCCGGTCGGTCAGCTGCCTCATCCTGTAACTCCTGAGGAACATTGGCCTCGGCAGAGGGCATGGACGGACCAGGGACAGCCCTGTCTGCATCGTCACCGCTAGGACCATCCTCAGAAAAGCGCTGTTTTCAAGGCGGTCAAGGCGGCGGCTCCAGCACCTACCCCTAGGGCGGCCCGCTGGCCCACGCTACCTGGATCTAGGGCCTGCAGTAAATTGACGTGTTCGACACCGTTGGCGGCGGCCTGGTCTAAGAGGGGTTGTGCCTCTTGGCTGCGGCCTAGTTGCTGCAGCGCTTGTCCTTTACCGGCTAACGCCATCGGTAAGTCGGGGTCGCGCTCTAGGGCCGCTTCGAAACAGTCTAGGGCTGCCTCGGGGTGCTGCTGCTCTAGTAACAACTGGCCCTTGCCCACCCAGGCGTCTATGCTGTCGGGATTGAGATCCAGAGCTCGATCAAAGTTGTCTACGGCGTCGTCAGAGCGTCCCAGTAGCCCTAGCACCCCCCCTCGACGGGCTAATCCTTGTGCCAGTAGAGCCACTACCCCGGCGGTACCGACGCCAGCGGCGAGGGCCTTAATCCGTTCTAAATCCGCTACTTCAATGGCGCGCTGCACATGATTTAAGGCCTCGTCGAATTGCCCCTCTTTAGCCATGGCCAGAGCATATTCCATGTCCCGTTCGGCATCTCCTAGGCGGCTGCCAAAGGAGATGTCGGCATCATTGCCATAGACTGCAGGGTGGGAGCTAGCCTGGTCAGCTTGTCCCTCAGTCGCTGGTACTGGCGACGCCGTTGCCTCTGTCGGTTCTGCCGGAGCAGGTTTCTGGGCGGTAGAGCGGCGTCGGGTCAACCAGCCCAGCAGGAACAGGACCAGTACGATGGCGGCTGCGATGGCTCCCAGAGCCCAGGGAGGTAGGGTTTGTAGAAAGGCGGGGAGGGGGACGGCCGGCGACGGGGGATCTGGGGGAGTGACTGTCGAGAAAGACTGGGCTAGGAGTCTGGGGGGCTGGCTGATGGGGTTGCCCTGGGCATCACGCGCTTGAGTCGTACCGTTGGCCAGAAGACTGAGTAACCGCTGTCCATCGGGGCTGAACTCGAGGGCATGGATGGGCACAGGTAGATCGCCCTGACCTGGGGCTGCGGCGCTGCCATCCCACTTCCACAGCTGTAGGGTGCGATCCTGGCGCGCCACTGGACTAGGGTATTGCCGTCCAGGATCATGGCCAGGGCTGTTACCTCGCGCCTTCGTGGGCCGAAATCGGGCTCGCCCTCGGCACCGCCATCGGGAGTCCAACGCTGTTAGGTTCACCATTGGTTCGCTTGCCACTAACGTAGCGCGGCCTGCACCATCGCGCCACTGGGCCTATCAGGGCCGTAATGGCGCTGGTTACCGGGGATGGGGTCTCCGAGCGGAGTGCCATCACCATTCCAAAATCGCACGGTCTCGGCATCACCCGCTGATCCAACTCGAGCCATCCGGGCTACTGCTAACGCCCGCACCGCTCCCTCCGTGGGCCGTGATCGGATCTCCTTGGGCATTGCCCTCTAGATCCCAACGGCGGAGACTACCATCGCGGCTACCACTAATGACAGTGGGACCGGCCGGACTCATGGCCAAGGCAGTGACTGGCCCGGGCAGCAGCAGTAATGGGAGACCCCAGGGGGGCCCCTTGACGATTCCAGCGCCGCAGGCGACCATCGGCGCCGCTGGAGATCAGGACCTGGCCATCGGGACTAAAGACCAAGCCGGTGACTGGTCCCTCATGGGCATCGATCGTCCTATCGGTGGGAATGCCGGAGGCATCCAGCCAGATTAGCTGTCCCGTTTCGGTGCCCTGCACGTGTAGTTGCCCATCGGGGCTAATGGCCAGATCCCCCGGCAACACAGCGGCAGCGGCAACGATCGCCGCTTCAATTTGCTCGGCCTCAGCGATGGCGGTTTGGCCGTCAGCATCGGTGGCAATACCTAAAAAGGCCTGGGCAGCCGGGCTGGGCTCCTCTAAATAGACATAGTTGCGGGGCTGGGAATAGGGATAGCGTTCATCGTCGGGGAGGGTGCCATGCATGGGTACCACTCGCACCGTGGCTTGGTTTAAGACCTGCGAAGCTAGGGCGTAGCCGATGCCGTCACTGCCCAGCTCTCGAACCACAGCGGCAGTACTGTCGGTGGCCACGGTTGCGGCGGTGGCACCGGTCTCGAAGGGCTTCTCCTTGAAGATGTCGTAATCTCCTAAGGCCTGGCGAATATCACTGGTGACGGGGCGATCGATGAAACGCAGGGGACGGTCTTTGCCGCCGAGCTGAGACCAATTGCGGATCTCGCCACGAAAGATTTGAGCGAACTGACGGAAGGTGAGGCTGCCCTGGAAGGGATTGTCAGGGCCGACGATGATGGCAATCTTCTCCCGACTGATGGTGGCTGCTGCTAATCCGACGTCCTTCTCAGCGTTGGTCAGGGGACGCCCCAGGGCGACTAGATCGAGGTCTCCGGCCTGGAGGGCTTGAAAGGCTGTGTCGCTGCCTTGGTGGCCCAGGGCCACGGTGGCGCGTTGGAAGCGTTGCTGGAATTGCTGGGCCAGTTCCTGGTTAAGGGCCACCATACTGGGGGAGCCATCGATGCGCAGGGTGGTGTCCTGAGGTAGGGGGTCTCTGGCACGGTGAAGCTGGGCGGCAAGTCAGGTGGCGGCGTTTGGGCCCACCAGCGCCGTTCCATGCCAACGCCAAGGGGGACGACTAGGGTCAGGG
This portion of the Halomicronema hongdechloris C2206 genome encodes:
- a CDS encoding tetratricopeptide repeat protein — translated: MARQDRTLQLWKWDGSAAAPGQGDLPVPIHALEFSPDGQRLLSLLANGTTQARDAQGNPISQPPRLLAQSFSTVTPPDPPSPAVPLPAFLQTLPPWALGAIAAAIVLVLFLLGWLTRRRSTAQKPAPAEPTEATASPVPATEGQADQASSHPAVYGNDADISFGSRLGDAERDMEYALAMAKEGQFDEALNHVQRAIEVADLERIKALAAGVGTAGVVALLAQGLARRGGVLGLLGRSDDAVDNFDRALDLNPDSIDAWVGKGQLLLEQQHPEAALDCFEAALERDPDLPMALAGKGQALQQLGRSQEAQPLLDQAAANGVEHVNLLQALDPGSVGQRAALGVGAGAAALTALKTALF
- a CDS encoding WD40 repeat domain-containing protein translates to MLPGDLAISPDGQLHVQGTETGQLIWLDASGIPTDRTIDAHEGPVTGLVFSPDGQVLISSGADGRLRRWNRQGAPLGSPITAAARASHCLGHESGRSHCH